Within the Gemmatimonadota bacterium genome, the region TATCACACAGCATTGCAATCTCGCCCGGTACGCTGGTACCAAGCTCGATGATTGCAACGTCCGACTCGGCGGGCAGCGCAAGCAGTGTCAGGGGCACACCGATGCGATTGTTGAGGTTGCCGCTGGTCGCGTGCACTGCGAGGCGCGACTCCAGTGCCGAGCGCAGCAGCTCCTTGGTGCTGGTCTTGCCATTGCTACCGGCGACGGCGATTACCGGACCGCCCCACGCCAACCGCCTGAAGTGGGCAAGATCGCCGAGCGCGACGAGCGTGTCATCGACGAGGTAGATGGGAACGTCGAACTCGCCGATTGCTGCGTTGCGACTTACCACCAGAGCGCGCGCTCCCGCGGCAACAGCCTCCCTGAGAAAATCATGCGCGTCGAATCTATCACCGACCAGCGCAACGAATATGTCGCCCGGGCGAAGCGAGCGAGTGTCAGTAGACACGTTTCCAAGTGCGTGCGAGCCGCGCGGCGCGTTGGTCGAGACTCGCGACGCGAGGGCGTGAGCGAGCCTGTCAGCCGTCCAGAATCCGTCGCTCAAGTCGCGTGACCCAGCAGTTCTGCGACTACCTGACGCTCATCGAACGGATGCTTCTCCGTGCCGATCACCTGGTATGTCTCGTGGCCCTTGCCTGCGAGCAGAATGGTGTCGCCTGGTCCGGCGATGGCGATTGCGCGCGCGATCGCCTTGCGACGGTCAGTAATGCGATCGTGCGGTAACGACATTCCGCGCTCGATTTCATCGATGATCATGTCCGGATCCTCCGTGCGCGGATTGTCGCTCGTAACGATGACCCTGTCCGCACCAGTCTCCGCGGCCGCTCCCATGATCGGACGCTTGCCGGGATCACGGTCGCCGCCAGCGCCGAACACGAGGATCAACTTTCCCGATACGAACGGCCGCAAGGCAGCGAGAGATCGAACGAGCGCGTCGGGAGTATGGGCGTAATCACGGATCACCGGCGGCTCCTGGGCAATCAGCTCCAGTCGCCCGGGTATCTGTGGAATCTCGCGCAGCGCGTACGCGAGTGCGCGCAGCGGAATGCCAAGCGATTGAGCAGCACAAGCCGCCGCGAGCGCGTTGATGACATTGAAATCACCGACCAGCGGCAGCCGAACCGGCACCGACTGATCACCCATCCTCAACATCCAGCTGCTTCCCGTTGCGTCGAATGCAACGTCCTCGGCACGCATGTCGCCGGCGGTTATTCCGTACGTCACGATTCGTGGTGCGACCGGAAGCGACGTCCACTCCGGTTGATCCGCGTTCACGACCGCGATCCCGGTCGTCTTGAGATACGAGATGAGCTTCGCCTTGGCGCCGAAGTACTCCTCCATCGTACCATGGTAGTCGAGATGATCCCGCGTGATGTTGGTGAACACCGCGGCGTCGAAGCTCATTCCGAATACGCGCGCCTGATCCAGCGCGTGCGACGACACTTCCATGGCAAGCGAACGAATGCCCATGTCAACCAGCTCACGCAAAACCCGCTGAAGCTCGTCCGGCCCCGGTGTGGTGAGACCGAGTCCGCCGGGAACGAGCTTGCCCTCCGCGCCGACGAGGACGCCAAGTGTTCCGATCGATGCAGCAGGCGCAACTGGAAGATCGAGCAACGCGCGCAGGATGTTGACAGTGGTCGTTTTTCCGTTGGTCCCGGTTACGGCAACGGTGCGCAGCGACAAGCCCGGATACCCGTAACGCGCGGCGGCTGCGCGGGCGATCTCTATGCGCTTCGCGGCAACGATCGGGTCCTTTGTTGCGCCGCTCAATGTGCGATACCCAATTTCACCACCCGTCCGCGCTCGAGCATCGTTCCCGCCACCGGCACCAGAGGCAACGCGGCGCCCTGCACGAGCTCGACCCTGAAACCTGCGGCGTGCAACGCGCGCACCGCGGAACGGAGCGGCAGTCCCCCGACGTCCGGCACCGCGCGCGGCGACACCACGGGGGGAATCGCGCGTGTTTTCGACGGCAGAGTCACGACGTATGACTCGCTGGTGCGCGGATCGGAATCCACGGGAGGAGCATGGGCCAGTTCGCGCAGCGAATCCGCCACGTCTGCACTATCGATCTTCCTTTCACTCGCGAGCCGCGCACGCTCCGCTGCCTTTCCGGCCGGCGTCGTGTCCGGACGGGGAGCATGCACGGATGACGCGAGCTCTCCGCGATTGAGCGCGGCGTCACGCGCCGCGAGTGCTGCACGCAACACGACGTTGGTCACTCCTCCGGCCACGATTCCTCCGTAGAACCCCATCTGAGGATTGTCCAGCTTGACGAGAATGACGAACTGCGGCTTGTCATCCGGAAAGAGCCCGACGAACGACGCAGTGTAGGAGCCTGCGATGTAGCGTCCGTGTGCGTTGCGAAGCGCGGTGCCACTCTTTCCGGCCACGTCGAGCGTGGCCAGATCGGCTTTGGTGGATGTTCCGCCCGCAACTACGTCGCGCAACATCGTACGCACTTCCGTCGCGACCTCAGGAGTCATCACGCGTCGCACGACCTGACGTTGTGCGGCGTACCGAACGGTGCCGTCGGCGGCACGGATCTCCTTGACGATGTGCGGCACGAGCAGCTCGCCACCATTCGCGATCGCGCTGTACGCGGTGACCATCTGCAGCGGAGTAACCGATACCTCATAGCCCATGACGACCGACGCTGCCGATTGCGGCGTCCAACCGCTGGGATCACGCACGACACCCGGCGATTCCGCCGGAAGTGCAACGGTCGTCTGCGTTCCGAAGCCCATGTCGCGCAACATCTCGAACTTCTCCCGGACTGACATCCGATCCGCAAAACGAACAATGCCGACGTTGCTCGAATGCTTGATCACGTCCGTGAGCGACAGGATCGACGGGTGCTCGTCCGCGTCGGTGATGGTGCGTCCGTTGATCGTCAGATGACCGCCGTACGTATCCACGGTCTGATCAGGAGTTGCCCTGCCGAGTTGCAGCAACCGCGCGGCGACGAACGGCTTCATTGTCGAGCCTGGCTCGTACGGCTCCGTGACTGCGGTATTCGCGACCGCAGCCGGATCGGCACGGTTGCTCGCCATCGCGAGAATGTCGCCGGTGTTGGGATTCATCACGACGATGTCGCCACCGTCGGCGTGCAGGCTGTCGACGGCGACTGCCAGCGCGCGATCGCAAATCTCCTGCAGCTCGCGATTGATCGTGAGAACGACGGTGCTGCCGGGTGTCGGATCATCCGCATCGTCCGGTGCGGCCAGCGGACGGCCGCTCTTGTCCCGCGCGACGCGCACCGTCGCTGTGTCGCCGCGCAACAGCGAATCGAGCGCGAGCTCTATGCCGTCCAGAGCCTTCCCGTCAGGACCGACGCGTCCGACGATCCGACGGATGCCGCCCGACGTCGCGTAAACGCGATCCATAACGGGTTTGGAATACACGCCGCGTAATGCGATGGCTGGTGCGACTGCGTTGGGAAGAAACGCGCCGGGCACGTCCACCCACTTTCGCATCGTATCGAGTGACATCGACACGAAACGTGGATCGACGCTGGCAAGCTTCAGATCGCGCGCGAGTGCGGTCCGATTTCTCACCTGACGCGGCGCAACGCTGATGCGCACCATCTCCCTGCTCTCCACGAGCGGCCGCCCCGTGGCGTCGAGTATCTGTCCGCGCGGCGCCGGCAATCCCGACGATACATAGTGCTGCCGCTGGCCGATCTTGCTCCAGTAGTCGCTGCGAAACAACTGCTCGTATCCCGCCTTCGCGATCAGCGCCAGCGCGAATACGACCAGTACGCCGTGTACGATCGTGAGGCGACCCGGGGCCTTCACGGTTGCGCTCCTCGCGGGATCGACCGGACCTGACGGTCATCGGGAATGCGCATTCCCAGTTGCTGCACGATGGGACCGAGCTGCGTACGACTGGATTCGTCGCGTATGAGCGCGGCGAGCCGCCCACGCTCTGCTTCCAGCTGCACGATGCGACGATCCAGATCGGCCATGTGCCGAGCCTGCGTTATGCCGTAGCTACGTCGCCAGATCACCGCGCTGGCGACGACCACGAAGCCGATCAGTAACGCCGCCATGATCGTCCGGCCGCGCCGCTTGCGCGTGCGACGCTTCGCCGCTGGTTTCGCGCGAGTCGAATCGCCGGCCTTGCTCACGCCGCTTTTTGCCATGATCTGAGGTGAGCACTACGCGCGCGTGGGTTGCGTGCGATCTCCGCAGCGCTCGCGGTGATCGACTTCCGCGTGACCAGTCTGCCGAGCGCGACGCCCCCACATGTGCACACAGGCTGGCGTGGAGGGCAAGTGCACGCGGTGCTCCACGCACGCATCGCGTGCTTGACCAGCCTGTCCTCGCCGGAGTGATAGGCGATGATGCTGAGAGTGCCGCCCGGCGCGAGCATGTCACGCAGTATGGGAAGGACGCGCTCGAGTCCACTCAACTCGTCGTTAACCGCGATGCGTAGCGCCTGAAAGAGGCGAGCGAAGTCGCCTGGACCGGCCGACGCACCAAAAGCGCCCCGAATGGCGCCGACCAGATCATCGGCAATGACGAAGTCACGCGTCGAGCGGCGGCGGACGATCTCGTTTGCGAGCCGGCGGGCGCGAGGCTCATCGCCGTATTCGCGGAATATCCGCGTGAGCTCCTCTACGGTTGCGGTGTTGAGCAGATCTGCCGCGGATTCGCCTTTCCCGGACATCCTCATGTCCAGCGCAACGCCTGGCCTGAATGAGAAGCCGCGTTCGTCGCGATCTATCTGCGACGATGAAACGCCGAGGTCAGCCAGAATCCCGGCGAACGACTCGTTGCGCAATTCGGGGATCTGATCGATGTGCGTGAAGTCGCCGTAAATCGCGCGGAAGCGCCCTGTCTCGATAAACGCTTTGAGCCGCGCGGTTGCCTCGGCGATGGCGTCGCTGTCGCGGTCCACTCCAGTAACTGACGCGCCGGCCTCGAGCAACGCGAGCGAATGGCCACCACCGCCCAGCGTGCAGTCGAGTACCGACTCCGCGCTCCCAAGTGCGTCAAGCACCTCAGTGACCATGACAGGATCATGGTACCCGCTTTCGAACGATCGTTCAGTTATCGGCGACACGATTGCTTTCCAAGATACGGCGGACGCGACGAGGGAGGCAGCCAATATACAAAAAACCGCCCCGGCGCGAACCGGGGCGGTTGGTGCAACCTAACGGGCAGTAAGAGCCCGCGCCGCTACTTGCAGAATTTCTTGACCTGCGCGTCTGCGGCAGGCAGGAATTGGGCGATCACCGGGAGGAACTGTCCCGCGGCCGCCTTGTACTTGTCGTCCGTCGCACCGGCCTGCAGGCCGGTCTGAGCGACGCTGAGGTTCTCACGCGCAGTCTGAGCCAACGGGCAGCTCTTGGACGTATTGGCTTCGTTGTATGCGCTCTGCGCCACGGAGAAGGCGGACACGCCAGCCAGGAACTTGGCATCTACTGACGGCTGGATGCTGTCGGAGAGTTGCAGCATCTTGATCGCCGCCTGGAACTGAGCGCGGTCCTTGGATGCGTTGGCTGCCTTGTACATGTTGTTACCCTGACCCAGCGCATACTGCGCGATGGTGCTCTTGTCGGCGCCAGGCGCAGTCGCCGCACGTTGCAGAATGGCCGCAACGCTATCCTCCTGGTTCGCCTGCGAGTAGCTGTCAGCGAGCAACAGCAGTGCCTGCGGATTGTTGGGATTCGCGGCGATCGCACGCTTGAGGACGGCTACTGCCTCGGGAGCGCGATTCGCCTTGCGCAAAGCGGACGCGAGCGAGAGCAGCAGATCGCCATTGTTCGGATACTTCTGAGTGCCGGCCTGCAATACTGCGATGGCCTGCGCCGAGTCGGCTGCCTGGTTCATGCTGAGGTACGCGGCGGCCATGCGGGTGAAGTAGGAGCTATCGGCAGCGGAGGTATCCGCGCGAATCAGCTCAGGGCCCGTCGTGACTGCCTGCTGCCAGTCCTGCGCCGCGAGGTAGACGAGGAACGCGGTGCGGAGCAGCTGTGGATCACCCGGCGAGCGGTCGAGCAGCTCCTTTACGAGTGGCTCCGCTTCCTTGGCGTGACCTGACCCAGCGAGCTCGTTGACGACCTGGCTGATGAGCTTGTCGTTGGTCGGATCGGCGCGGATGAGAGCCAGGAGTGTGGCGCGCGACTGTGCGCTGTCGCCAATAACCTTGTACAGCTCGGTGTTGAACTTGAGCGCCGCGACGCTCTTGGGATCCTGTTGTGCGATTACGCGCGTTACGGCAAGCACGGAATCGGCAAGCGCAACCGAATCGGCATGCGTCGTTGCCTTCTGGTATCGCGAGTACTGTACGTTGGCGGCGCAGAGACGAGCGAGTGTCGCCTGCGGATATGCGGCAACGCCCTTGTGGGCAGCCGCAAGCGCGCCGGCGATATCACCGCTGCGAGCCTTGTTGATGCATTCCTTCTCACCGTCGAGCTGTTTCATGGCGTCACGGATGGACTTGGAAATCGCGTCCATCGCGTCGCCGACCTTGCTGTTCGTGGCCGAGGGAAGTGCCTGAGACAGTGTGTTATCGCGCGCCAGAACCATGCGCGCATTTACGGTGTAGGCGCCCGTCGCAGCCTTCTCGACCGAGCCCGTTACGTATTCGTCGGCACGCAACAGATTTGCGAGAGCCTTCTCGTCGTTCGGCGCGAGTGGCTCGCTGGCCGAGAAGCCGGACTGCTCCAGTGTATTGTTGACGTCCTTGGTGGGAAGGACGTAGACGTCCTTCACATCGAACTTGTTTTTGAGCTGATTACGAAGCTCATCGGCGGCCTTCGCGCCCGTGCCCTTTTCCTGACTCTGGAAGGTCATCACGGTAATGCGCGCTTTGGCATCCTGCGCATGAGCCGGCGCAACACCGGCTAAAGCGAGGGCCGCGAGCGCCAAAGAATAACGTGCGTTCAACTGAGACTCCTCCAAAATTGTAAACGTTTGTACACCACTACAAGGGCCAGGTTCGCCAGCGGTCCGGCCATATCATGATGGGCGAGGAGGGATTCGAACCCCCGACATCCTGCGTGTAAGGCAGGCGCTCTAACCAGCTGAGCTACTCGCCCAAGTGCAGAAAATGCGCCGAAACGGATTCGGCGCCGGTGCAGGTTCTAGCGTTTGAGTATTGCAACTGGTATCAGGACGCAGTAGGCGAGCACCAGGAGCACGGGGGCAAGAGTCTCACCGCCACGCCAGAGATCGGCGTAGCCCACTACAAGAGTTATGGCCGCGAGGCCCCACCACATGAGTCTGCGACTGGCAGGAACAGCCGCAGGAACGGTCGCGTTTGCCATATTGATGGTTTCTTTCGGCATAGACGCGAAGTGTACGGACGGCGGACGCCGGGTGTCAAGCGAACGGCCCTACCTTAATCTGTTGTTAATTGAACGGGCATCAGGATGACCGTTTCATTCTCCTCGTGAAAGCCACGCTCGCCGTGGTGTCTCGCCGCGATCGGCAGTCGCGGCCATCTCGGCGCACTTGACGCTCCAGGGATTGAATTTGTTCACGCCGGCACCGCGTTTCCACACTGCCACCGCGCGCGAACGTTCGCCAGCGAGCCACAGAGCGTGCCCCAGCTCGAAGTACGCCTCCACGAGATTCGGCCCGAGCGTGATGGATCGCTCGAAGAAGATCTGCGCGTCCTCGTACATCTCGCGCTCGGTGTAAACGAGCCCCAGATAGAAGTTCGCGTACAACTTCGCACGAGCGTCCTCGTCCTGACGCAGCGCCTTCGACAGATGTTCGATCGCCTCGCCGAAGATTCCCTTTTTGAGGCAGATGTAACCGACGTTGATGCGCGCAAGCGCGTTGGCCGGCTCGCGGCCGAGCACGTATTGAAAGTTCATCAGCGCAGCATCGAGCTTGTCCTGAAGCATCTGCGCCCAGCCCAGCAGCGACTGCCCTTCCGTATTTGTCGGCGCAAGCTCCAGTGCGCGCGACAGTGCCTCCTCGGCTCCTTCGTAATCGCCGAGCGAGATCTTGGACCAGCCGCGTTCGAGAAACGTGGACGCGCCGATGTGATCCTCGTGCACCACGGGGCGCGTGCCTGCAAACTGCGGCGCCATGGCCGGCGACACATTTCTGCGCGCCTTCCACTTCTCGACGAGATCGCGAATGTCGTCCTTCAATCGCGTGAGCTGCCCGAGCGATCCGTCGACTGCGCGATACACGTCCATCAGCGACGCCTTGAGAGCTGGATCGTCGCGCATCTGGCGCGACTCGATCTCCTGCTTCAACTGCTCGAAGGTGATCCGAAGATCGGCTACGCTGTCAGCCATTCCAGTCGCTCCTCAGGGACCATTCCGATTATCGCACTCGCCATCATCGTTAGCGACACCACTCGATCCGCACCGGCTTCCAGTAGCGCCGCTCGCGGCATTCCATATATAGCGGACGACGGCTCGTCCTGGATGATCGCACGGCCGCCACCCGATCTGATATTCCGTAGACCGGCCGCTCCGTCTCGTCCCATCCCCGTGAGCACGACTCCGGTGCAGGCTGCGCCGAATACCTCTGCCGCGGAGCTGAAGAGCACGTCCGCACACGGCGTCGCACCTGACCGAGCCGCGGCCGGATGTTGCCGCAGCACTGCGGCGCCACCCTCGCCAGCGCCGCTGCTGGCGATGCTCGTGTTGACTCCGCCACGCGCTATATACACCGCGCCGGCCAAAAGCGGCATTCCGTCATCCGCTTCGCGAACGCAGACGGTACTCGCCCGCGCAAGCCGCTCGGCAAGAGCCCCGGTGAATTCAGCCGGGAGGTGCTGGGCAATCACCACAGCCGCGGAGAGTGCGGCCGGAAGCTGTGGCACTATCTCCGCAAGCGCCCGCGGCCCCCCGGTGGACGACGCGATGACTACAACGTGTGTGGCCGCACCGCGATTTTGCAGCGGCGCGAGCGGCACGGTGGAAACTTCGCGTTCGAGCACGACCGGCGGTGGCGCCAGCCTTGCCCGCGCGGCTGCGCCGAGTGCCGCGATCAAGCGCTCGCGAACGATTGGGAGATCGAGGCTTACCGGGCCCGACGGCTTCCGTACGAAGTCGACCGCACCGAGCTCGAGCGCGCGCAGCGTAGCGTCGCCGTACTGCGCGCCCCCCGCGCTCAGGACCACGACCGGACGCGGAGACTCGGTCATGACGCGGCGGAGCACCATCAACCCGTCCAGCTTCGGCATCTCGAGGTCGAGCGTGACGATGTCCGGATCGAGCCGGTCGATCTGAGTCATCGCATCGACACCGTCGCGCGCAATGCCTACCACGCGGAAATCCGGATGTGCGTCGATCATCTCCGCGATCAGCTTGCGCATGAATGCACTATCGTCCACGACCAGCACACCATGCACGCGCGACGTTGTGTCAGTCATAGCGGCTTGTGGTAGATGCGCTCGCGTATGTCCACCGGAACGAGGTTCCTGCGTGCTCTTCCGAAAATCGTCTCGACGTGACCCATTATCAGGTAGCCGCCGGGCCGCAACGAGTCGAACAGCGAATCGACAAGAGCTTCCTGAGTGGCGCGATCCAGATAGATGACGACGTTGCGGCATGCGACGAGATCGAACGCCGCCGGCACCGGCGGGTCTCGCAGTATGTCACGTCGCTCGAACCGTGTGATCGCTCGAATCGCGGGGATCACCGTTCGTCGGTCTCCCATTCGGGGAAACAGCTCGTCGAGTATTTCCGGTGCCGTATCCGTGAACGATGCCGGCAGATACGTCGCGCGATTCGCCGCGTCGAGTGAACCGCGATCTATGTCGCTGCCCAGCACGGACACGCGGCCAAGACGTCCGAGTGCACCGATTGAACGGGCATGTTCGTGAAAGAGCGCCGCCAGCGAATACGCCTCCTCTCCCGACGCGCTGCCCGCGCTCCAGACCGTGATTCGCGGAACGCGATGCCACAGCTCCGGGATCACGCGCTCCGCCGCGACGGCGAAGGTGTTCGGGTTGCGAAAGAACCTCGTGACGTTCACCGTGAGCGCGTCCATGAGCCGCTCGTATTCGCTGCT harbors:
- the cheB gene encoding chemotaxis-specific protein-glutamate methyltransferase CheB, with product MTDTTSRVHGVLVVDDSAFMRKLIAEMIDAHPDFRVVGIARDGVDAMTQIDRLDPDIVTLDLEMPKLDGLMVLRRVMTESPRPVVVLSAGGAQYGDATLRALELGAVDFVRKPSGPVSLDLPIVRERLIAALGAAARARLAPPPVVLEREVSTVPLAPLQNRGAATHVVVIASSTGGPRALAEIVPQLPAALSAAVVIAQHLPAEFTGALAERLARASTVCVREADDGMPLLAGAVYIARGGVNTSIASSGAGEGGAAVLRQHPAAARSGATPCADVLFSSAAEVFGAACTGVVLTGMGRDGAAGLRNIRSGGGRAIIQDEPSSAIYGMPRAALLEAGADRVVSLTMMASAIIGMVPEERLEWLTA
- a CDS encoding protein-glutamate O-methyltransferase CheR, translating into MIIEMQNDPGADDGFRDLAEKITRESEFRCTNYKDGCVRRRIAVRMRARGAATYAQYGDLLDNDSSEYERLMDALTVNVTRFFRNPNTFAVAAERVIPELWHRVPRITVWSAGSASGEEAYSLAALFHEHARSIGALGRLGRVSVLGSDIDRGSLDAANRATYLPASFTDTAPEILDELFPRMGDRRTVIPAIRAITRFERRDILRDPPVPAAFDLVACRNVVIYLDRATQEALVDSLFDSLRPGGYLIMGHVETIFGRARRNLVPVDIRERIYHKPL
- a CDS encoding tetratricopeptide repeat protein, with product MADSVADLRITFEQLKQEIESRQMRDDPALKASLMDVYRAVDGSLGQLTRLKDDIRDLVEKWKARRNVSPAMAPQFAGTRPVVHEDHIGASTFLERGWSKISLGDYEGAEEALSRALELAPTNTEGQSLLGWAQMLQDKLDAALMNFQYVLGREPANALARINVGYICLKKGIFGEAIEHLSKALRQDEDARAKLYANFYLGLVYTEREMYEDAQIFFERSITLGPNLVEAYFELGHALWLAGERSRAVAVWKRGAGVNKFNPWSVKCAEMAATADRGETPRRAWLSRGE
- a CDS encoding penicillin-binding transpeptidase domain-containing protein gives rise to the protein MKAPGRLTIVHGVLVVFALALIAKAGYEQLFRSDYWSKIGQRQHYVSSGLPAPRGQILDATGRPLVESREMVRISVAPRQVRNRTALARDLKLASVDPRFVSMSLDTMRKWVDVPGAFLPNAVAPAIALRGVYSKPVMDRVYATSGGIRRIVGRVGPDGKALDGIELALDSLLRGDTATVRVARDKSGRPLAAPDDADDPTPGSTVVLTINRELQEICDRALAVAVDSLHADGGDIVVMNPNTGDILAMASNRADPAAVANTAVTEPYEPGSTMKPFVAARLLQLGRATPDQTVDTYGGHLTINGRTITDADEHPSILSLTDVIKHSSNVGIVRFADRMSVREKFEMLRDMGFGTQTTVALPAESPGVVRDPSGWTPQSAASVVMGYEVSVTPLQMVTAYSAIANGGELLVPHIVKEIRAADGTVRYAAQRQVVRRVMTPEVATEVRTMLRDVVAGGTSTKADLATLDVAGKSGTALRNAHGRYIAGSYTASFVGLFPDDKPQFVILVKLDNPQMGFYGGIVAGGVTNVVLRAALAARDAALNRGELASSVHAPRPDTTPAGKAAERARLASERKIDSADVADSLRELAHAPPVDSDPRTSESYVVTLPSKTRAIPPVVSPRAVPDVGGLPLRSAVRALHAAGFRVELVQGAALPLVPVAGTMLERGRVVKLGIAH
- a CDS encoding UDP-N-acetylmuramoyl-L-alanyl-D-glutamate--2,6-diaminopimelate ligase, with amino-acid sequence MSGATKDPIVAAKRIEIARAAAARYGYPGLSLRTVAVTGTNGKTTTVNILRALLDLPVAPAASIGTLGVLVGAEGKLVPGGLGLTTPGPDELQRVLRELVDMGIRSLAMEVSSHALDQARVFGMSFDAAVFTNITRDHLDYHGTMEEYFGAKAKLISYLKTTGIAVVNADQPEWTSLPVAPRIVTYGITAGDMRAEDVAFDATGSSWMLRMGDQSVPVRLPLVGDFNVINALAAACAAQSLGIPLRALAYALREIPQIPGRLELIAQEPPVIRDYAHTPDALVRSLAALRPFVSGKLILVFGAGGDRDPGKRPIMGAAAETGADRVIVTSDNPRTEDPDMIIDEIERGMSLPHDRITDRRKAIARAIAIAGPGDTILLAGKGHETYQVIGTEKHPFDERQVVAELLGHAT
- the rsmH gene encoding 16S rRNA (cytosine(1402)-N(4))-methyltransferase RsmH encodes the protein MLDALGSAESVLDCTLGGGGHSLALLEAGASVTGVDRDSDAIAEATARLKAFIETGRFRAIYGDFTHIDQIPELRNESFAGILADLGVSSSQIDRDERGFSFRPGVALDMRMSGKGESAADLLNTATVEELTRIFREYGDEPRARRLANEIVRRRSTRDFVIADDLVGAIRGAFGASAGPGDFARLFQALRIAVNDELSGLERVLPILRDMLAPGGTLSIIAYHSGEDRLVKHAMRAWSTACTCPPRQPVCTCGGVALGRLVTRKSITASAAEIARNPRARSAHLRSWQKAA
- a CDS encoding tetratricopeptide repeat protein, with the translated sequence MNARYSLALAALALAGVAPAHAQDAKARITVMTFQSQEKGTGAKAADELRNQLKNKFDVKDVYVLPTKDVNNTLEQSGFSASEPLAPNDEKALANLLRADEYVTGSVEKAATGAYTVNARMVLARDNTLSQALPSATNSKVGDAMDAISKSIRDAMKQLDGEKECINKARSGDIAGALAAAHKGVAAYPQATLARLCAANVQYSRYQKATTHADSVALADSVLAVTRVIAQQDPKSVAALKFNTELYKVIGDSAQSRATLLALIRADPTNDKLISQVVNELAGSGHAKEAEPLVKELLDRSPGDPQLLRTAFLVYLAAQDWQQAVTTGPELIRADTSAADSSYFTRMAAAYLSMNQAADSAQAIAVLQAGTQKYPNNGDLLLSLASALRKANRAPEAVAVLKRAIAANPNNPQALLLLADSYSQANQEDSVAAILQRAATAPGADKSTIAQYALGQGNNMYKAANASKDRAQFQAAIKMLQLSDSIQPSVDAKFLAGVSAFSVAQSAYNEANTSKSCPLAQTARENLSVAQTGLQAGATDDKYKAAAGQFLPVIAQFLPAADAQVKKFCK